The stretch of DNA GTGGCGTCAGCTATGGTTATCGCTAAAGTTGTTTCGGATCAAAACTCCATCCTCGTAAGAGTTTTGAGTATTAAGCCATTAGTTTGGCTTGGGATGGTTTCATATGGTTTCTATCTTTGGCACTACCCGTTGATACAAGTTATTATGTATGGAGGGCATGATCCGATCTTGGGTTTCTATGGGTCGCTGGCCTATCCAATTCCATTTTTAGTCGGTACGATTTTTTTGGGCACGCTTTTGATTACTTCTATTTCTTGGTACTTAGTGGAGAAGCCAATCATAAGTTATGCGCACAAAAAAATCTCATCTCGCTCACCGAAAATTCAAGCGGTTAGTTAATTGTGTTCAGCATTCGTAATGTGATCGAAGAGGAATTGTAAATATTGCTTTTTATCTCGGCCCGCTAAGAAGCGGGCTTTTTTTCGTCTGGAGAAAAGTGATGACTGCAACAGATAAAGATCGCGACATCCTTGCCCGCACCTTGGGGGCGAGGCCCGCGGCGAAGATACGGCCGGTCAGATCGCCGTGGCGTGACGATCCGCAACCGCGTGAATGACGGCAAGACCAATTCGTGGTGAGGCGAGGGCTACGCTGGCTCGTGCCAGAAGCCGTATCAGTTCAACTGCTGGAACAAGACCGACCCGAACTATCAGCTCCTGATCGGCGTGAAGGAAATCCCGTTCCGCTAGCTGGCGCAATGCCGAATCGCTGCAGACCAAGTGATCGACGGCAAGGTGCCGGATCCCACCAGCGGCGCCACGCATTACTACGCCACCAGCATCAAGGCGCCGGCCTGGGCGGCGAAGGCCGAGCAGACGCTCAAGCTGGGCGGGCACGTCTTCTTCAGGGATGTGCCTTGATGGTCGTGCCGTGGAAAGCGTTGGGTGCGATAGCGCTGGTGCTGATCGGCGCCGGCAGCGCCTGGCAGTTTCAGGACTGGTGCTACGGTAAGCAGCTTGCCGAGCAGGCCCAGCAGCACGCCGAAGCCATCAATCAACTGACCCTAGCGGCCGCCACCGCCCAGCAGGTCGAGCAGGACAAGCGTCTGGCGCTCGAGCAGCGGCTGTCGGCCAGTGAGCAAGCCCACTTAAGGAAAATGACCGATGCCCAACGTGACCAAGATCGCCTTGCCACTTCTGATCTGCGGTTGTCAGTCCTCCTCGGCGCAACCGACGCTGCCAAAGGCTGTGGAGTGCCAGCCACCGCCGGCGGCGTGCATTATGCAGCCGTACGCGCCCGACTTGACCCGGCGCATGCCCATCGAATTCTCGCCATCACCGACGAAGGCGACCGGGGGCTGATCGCGCTGCAGGCGTGCCAGGCATTCGTCCGGGAAGTGGTTCGCTGACCTATATTTCTGGTCGGAAAAATTAGCATGACCTCGGTCCAGCTAGAAAAAACGGAATAGGCCACCCTTCCGCTCAAGCCAGCGAGCCTGCCGGTGGCAGTCGCCCAGGCCCGAAAATCGTACTTTGAGGTCTGCAATCCTTGATTTGTAAGGGGATCACGATGGGGGTGTGTGGCGGCCTGCTAGGGAGGAGTGAGCGGCAAATAAAAAGCCGGGCATTTAGCCAGGCTTCTCATTAATTCTGTGCAGGCCTATCAGCCTTGCTTGGTCTCGGCCTGCATCATCACGAGGTTTTGCTGCTTGGTGGCCTCAGTCAAAACCTCGCTGTAGACACGCTTTTTTTGCTCTGACTTGGCGTTACGAATAAAGTCGGCAAATTCGCTTTTTGCGCCCTTGGTAGCACCTATCTTAAACGAAATCATGAATGCGCTCCTATGGTAACCCGAGCTGGGCCTCTAGATCGGCCCGCGTGTGGCGCTCAGGTATATGGTAGTCAATTTTATCGACACCAGCTTTGTAAAGTC from Pseudomonas sp. P8_229 encodes:
- a CDS encoding lysis protein, translating into MVVPWKALGAIALVLIGAGSAWQFQDWCYGKQLAEQAQQHAEAINQLTLAAATAQQVEQDKRLALEQRLSASEQAHLRKMTDAQRDQDRLATSDLRLSVLLGATDAAKGCGVPATAGGVHYAAVRARLDPAHAHRILAITDEGDRGLIALQACQAFVREVVR